The Helianthus annuus cultivar XRQ/B chromosome 16, HanXRQr2.0-SUNRISE, whole genome shotgun sequence genome includes a window with the following:
- the LOC110917707 gene encoding TOM1-like protein 6, whose protein sequence is MMIPATAFTSASSSSSNSAVVRVDKATSDFLNGPDWTLNIDICDTLNANPWLAKDVVKALKKRLQHKNPNVQLLSLTLLETMVKNCGENVHFQIAERNLLPEMIKIVKKKTDMRVREKILVLLDSWQEAFGGRGGKYPQYYFAYDELRQSGVQFPQRSPDAAPIFTPPVTHPSSRSPQANYGMPINSSTRLDEAMASEIENLSASTIESMRNVSDLLSEMLQEVDPNDRAAVKDEVIVDVVDRCRSNQKKLMQMLASTSDEELLGQGIELNDQLQTVLAKHDAFASGSPVPLQITSSVAPPPPDNNMPNSQIKPPTEEDEEKLKSSIAAVSSPVTPDSKKKPLEEDEEEEEEDDFALLARRHTKAQTTVSPNRGVVNESTDPSMSMALTVTDPPPPVNTTRADDMIDFLSLTLSSVTTTSPPSQPPPAATTPTQNIEQSPPVPAAPQTYPYQTQQPSNSYVVPWAQSEPQPQPQPQPQPMGYIPPPWAATPGYYANNPYASYTYAPPTYNIPPQQVNNVPAQQVNSYSNNLRAAGMNGDGRVGSGQSQPFIPSYRLFEDLNVLGNQKTSGTSSGSSSGQSMMSGKK, encoded by the exons ATGATGATTCCCGCCACCGCCTTTACATCCGCTTCATCGTCGTCTTCCAATTCAGCTGTTGTTCGAGTCGACAAAGCCACCAGCGACTTCTTGAACGGCCCTGATTGGACTCTCAACATCGATATCTGCGATACTCTCAACGCTAACCCTTG GCTTGCGAAAGATGTTGTCAAGGCTTTGAAGAAAAGATTACAACACAAGAACCCTAACGTTCAGTTACTTTCGTTGACG CTTTTAGAGACGATGGTAAAGAATTGTGGTGAAAATGTTCATTTTCAAATTGCCGAGCGCAATCTACTCCCAGAGATGATTAAGATCGTTAAGAAAAAG ACGGACATGCGTGTGAGGGAGAAAATATTGGTACTTTTAGACTCTTGGCAAGAAGCGTTTGGTGGCCGAGGAGGAAAATATCCTCAATATTACTTCGCTTATGATGAATTACGG CAATCTGGAGTACAATTTCCTCAACGGTCACCTGATGCAGCTCCGATATTTACACCTCCGGTTACTCATCCATCTTCAAGATCCCCTCAAGCAAACTATGGAATGCCAATTAATTCTTCAACAAGGCTTGATGAAGCCATGGCTTCCGAGATTGAAAATTTAAG TGCGTCAACGATCGAGTCTATGAGGAATGTTTCGGATCTCTTATCTGAGATGTTGCAAGAAGTTGATCCAAATGACCGTGCG GCGGTAAAAGATGAAGTCATTGTTGATGTTGTGGACCGGTGTCGATCGAATCAGAAGAAATTGATGCAAATGTTAGCTTCCACAAG TGATGAGGAACTTCTTGGACAGGGTATTGAGTTAAATGACCAGCTGCAAACTGTTCTTGCAAAGCATGACGCTTTTGCTTCCGGTTCTCCAGTTCCTCTTCAAATTACAAGCTCCGTTGCCCCACCTCCTCCTGATAATAATATGCCAAACTCTCAAATTAAACCTCCTactgaagaagatgaagaaaaattgaaATCAAGTATTGCGGCAGTCTCTTCCCCTGTGACTCCAGACTCAAAGAAGAAACCTCTAGAAGAAGacgaggaagaagaagaagaagatgactTTGCTCTGCTTGCTAGAAG GCACACGAAAGCACAAACAACTGTATCTCCAAATAGGGGTGTGGTAAATGAATCAACGGATCCTTCAATGAGTATGGCTTTAACTGTAACCGATCCACCTCCACCAGTGAACACAACAAGAGCTGATGACATGATTGACTTTTTAAGCCTCACCTTATCATCTGTAACTACCACCTCTCCACCCTCCCAGCCACCACCAGCCGCCACGACCCCAACGCAAAACATTGAGCAATCACCACCAGTTCCAGCCGCCCCACAGACTTATCCCTACCAAACTCAGCAACCCTCAAATAGTTATGTGGTTCCATGGGCTCAGTCCGAACCACAACCACAGCCACAGCCCCAGCCTCAGCCGATGGGCTATATTCCACCTCCATGGGCTGCAACTCCTGGATATTACGCCAACAATCCATATGCTTCTTACACGTATGCTCCTCCTACATATAACATTCCTCCACAGCAAGTAAACAACGTTCCTGCACAGCAAGTGAACTCGTATTCGAATAATCTGAGGGCAGCAGGCATGAATGGAGATGGTCGTGTGGGGTCGGGTCAAAGTCAACCGTTTATTCCTTCATACAGATTATTTGAAGATCTTAATGTACTTGGAAATCAGAAGACAAGTGGCACATCTTCAGGGAGTTCTTCTGGCCAAAGTATGATGAGTGggaaaaaatga
- the LOC110919385 gene encoding uncharacterized protein LOC110919385: MNASGFFFFKFDTKEGMLNVLEGGPWLIRKIPLFLNIWTPSVSLKKDGIKTVPVWIKLHNVPLAVYTDEGLSLLASKLGVPKRLDAYKADMCAENWGRTSFARAMIEVSADNELKEYIVLAIPKLDEEGYLMEKVKVEYEWKPLRCAACCLFGHSDATCPTSATLKPKQVTTDDEGFVTDKRKVAKYGFPQKKQKPKFVYRQKNSHAGTGPSGTKSVEGERHTAKVSYGVNNSNLNLKNSFSVLDQMADRDPSTSNSKEDRALVDDFVKQNRTEISEFMCAGTNDKKSEGASTPGQAGVHG, encoded by the coding sequence ATGAATGCGAGtggcttcttcttcttcaagttcGACACCAAAGAAGGTATGCTGAATGTATTAGAAGGTGGCCCATGGTTAATTAGGAAGATTCCTTTATTTCTGAATATTTGGACTCCCTCAGTGAGTTTGAAAAAGGATGGGATTAAAACGGTGCCTGTGTGGATCAAATTACATAATGTTCCCCTTGCAGTTTATACCGATGAAGGACTGAGTTTACTAGCATCAAAGCTAGGGGTTCCGAAAAGATTAGATGCTTACAAGGCCGATATGTGTGCTGAAAATTGGGGTAGAACGAGTTTTGCTCGGGCTATGATTGAGGTATCGGCAGATAATGAATTGAAAGAATACATTGTTCTTGCTATCCCTAAGTTGGATGAAGAAGGTTATCTGATGGAAAAAGTTAAGGTTGAATATGAATGGAAACCACTAAGGTGTGCGGCTTGTTGTCTGTTTGGTCATTCGGATGCTACTTGTCCTACATCTGCAACTTTAAAACCTAAACAAGTTACAACCGATGATGAGGGGTTCGTAACCGATAAAAGGAAAGTAGCAAAGTATGGATTTCCTCAAAAGAAGCAAAAGCCTAAATTTGTCTATAGACAAAAGAATAGCCATGCGGGTACTGGGCCATCCGGAACAAAGAGTGTTGAAGGTGAACGTCATACAGCTAAGGTAAGTTATGGAGTTAACAATAGTAACTTGAATTTAAAGAACTCTTTCTCGGTTCTGGATCAAATGGCTGATAGGGATCCAAGTACGAGTAATAGCAAGGAGGATAGAGCATTGGTTGACGACTTTGTAAAGCAAAACAGAACTGAGATTTCAGAGTTCATGTGTGCTGGTACTAATGACAAAAagtctgagggggcaagcactcccggtcaaGCTGGTGTCCATGGGTAG